In a single window of the Pseudorca crassidens isolate mPseCra1 chromosome 9, mPseCra1.hap1, whole genome shotgun sequence genome:
- the SLC22A8 gene encoding organic anion transporter 3, producing MTFAELVDRVASKGPFQFLHTVLLGLPILSMANHNLLQIFTAATPAHHCRPPPNASAGPWVLPRGLNEKPEPCLRFVYPPNASLPNDTQGATEPCLDGWTYDVSTRDSIVTEWDLVCSSNKLKEMAQSIFMAGILIGGLVLGDLSDRFGRKPILTCSYLLLAASGSGAAFSPTLPIYTVFRFLCGCGISGITLSTTILSVEWVSTRMRAIKSISLGYFYTSGQFILPGLAYAIPQWRWLQLTVSIPFFAFFLLSWWLPESIRWMILSGRSSKALKTFRQVAAFNGKKEEGEALSLEEIKLNLQKEITLAKAKHSIADLFRTPILRRVTFCLSLAWFSTGFAYYSLAMGVEEFGVNLYVLQLIFGGVDVPAKFITMVSISYLGRHTTEAVVLLLAGGCILSLIFVPSDLLTLRTVLAVFGKGCLSSSFSCLFLYTSELYPTVIRQTGMGINNLWTRVGSMTAPLVKITGELKPFIPNVIFGTIALLGGSAALFLPETLNRPLPETVEDLENWSVQAKEPKQEPEAENASQRIPLQPCELGLGPN from the exons ATGACCTTCGCCGAGCTCGTTGACCGCGTGGCCAGCAAAGGGCCCTTCCAGTTCCTGCACACAGTCCTGCTCGGCCTCCCGATCCTGAGCATGGCCAACCACAACCTGCTGCAGATCTTCACGGCGGCCACCCCCGCCCACCACTGTCGCCCGCCACCCAACGCCTCCGCGGGGCCCTGGGTGCTCCCCAGGGGCCTGAATGAGAAGCCTGAGCCGTGCCTCCGTTTTGTGTATCCACCCAACGCCAGCCTGCCCAATGACACCCAGGGGGCCACCGAGCCCTGCCTGGATGGCTGGACCTACGACGTCAGCACCAGGGACTCCATTGTGACTGAG TGGGACCTGGTGTGCAGCtccaacaaactgaaggagatgGCCCAGTCTATCTTCATGGCGGGCATACTGATTGGGGGGCTCGTGCTGGGAGACCTGTCTGACAG ATTTGGCCGCAAGCCCATCCTGACCTGCAGCTACCTGCTGCTGGCAGCCAGCGGCTCAGGCGCAGCCTTcagccccaccctccccatctaCACAGTCTTCCGCTTCCTGTGCGGCTGCGGCATCTCgggcatcaccctgagcaccacGATCTTGA GTGTCGAGTGGGTGTCCACCCGGATGCGGGCCATCAAGTCGATTTCACTCGGTTACTTCTACACCAGTGGTCAGTTCATTCTGCCTGGCCTGGCCTACGCCATCCCCCAGTGGCGTTGGCTCCAGTTAACCGTGTCCATTCCCTTCTTCGCCTTCTTCCTGTTGTCCTG GTGGCTGCCAGAGTCCATACGCTGGATGATCCTGTCTGGAAGGTCCTCCAAGGCCCTGAAGACATTCCGGCAGGTGGCGGCCTTCAATggcaagaaggaggaaggagaagcacTCAGCCTGGAG GAGATCAAACTCAACCTGCAGAAGGAGATCACCTTGGCCAAGGCCAAACACAGCATAGCTGACCTGTTCCGGACACCCATCCTGCGCCGTGTGACCTTCTGTCTTTCCCTGGCCTG GTTTTCCACCGGTTTTGCCTACTATAGTTTGGCTATGGGTGTGGAGGAATTTGGCGTCAACCTCTATGTTCTCCAGCTCATCTTTGGTGGGGTCGATGTCCCAGCCAAGTTCATCACTATGGTCTCCATAAGCTATCTGGGCCGGCACACCACGGAGGCCGTCGTTCTGCTCCTGGCAGGAGGATGCATCCTGTCTCTCATCTTTGTGCCTTCGG ACTTGTTGACCCTGAGGACAGTACTGGCTGTGTTTGGGAAGGGATGCTTGTCCAGCTCCTTCAGCTGCCTCTTCCTCTACACGAGCGAGCTATACCCCACTGTCATCAG GCAAACAGGTATGGGCATAAATAATCTGTGGACCCGCGTGGGAAGCATGACGGCCCCACTGGTGAAAATCACCGGGGAGCTGAAGCCCTTCATCCCCAATGTCATCTTTGGGACCATCGCCCTCCTGGGAGGCAGTGCAGCCCTCTTCCTGCCTGAGACGCTCAATCGGCCCTTGCCAGAGACTGTTGAAGACTTAGAAAACTG GTCCGTGCAGGCAAAGGAGCCAAAGCAGGAGCCAGAAGCGGAAAACGCATCCCAGAGGATCCCTCTACAGCCTTGTGAACTGGGCCTGGGCCCTAACTGA